The Miltoncostaea marina DNA window GACGGTCGGCGCCGCGGCCTGGCGCCGGCGCTCGCGGCGATCGTCGTGGCCGAGGTGCCGCCGCCGCCGGCGGGGGCGGCGCTGGTGCCGGTGCCGCTCGGGCCGCGGCGGGCGCGGGAGCGGGGGTTCAACCAGGCGCTGCTGCTGGCGCAGGCGCTGGGGCGCGCCTGGGGCCTGCCGGTCGCGCAGGCGCTCCGGCGCGCGCGGGAGGGCCCGCCGCAGCGCGGCGCCCGCGCGTCGGCGCGCGGGCGCCAGGCGGCGGGCGCCTTCGCGGCCGGCGGGCGCGATCCCGTGCCGCCGCTGGCGTGGCTGGTGGACGACGTCCACACGACGGGCGCGACGCTCGCGGACTGCGCGCGGGCGCTACGGTCCGCGGGCGCGCGCGAGGTGGGCGCCGTCTGCTTCGCACGGGTGCCGCCGGGTGGCTGAGCGCGCGATCCCGGTCGATACCATCCGTACATCCGGTCACGACGACGCGAGGAGGCCACCGTGCAGCTTCAGGTCAAGGGGAAGGGGCTGTCCGTCACGGATGCGCTCTTCGATCACGCCGAGCAGAAGCTCGACCGGCTGACCCGGATCCTGCCTCCCTGGGACGACGCCACGACCGTCGAGCTCGAGCTGTCGACGTCGCGCGACTCCCGCATCGGCCGCGCGCAGATCGCCGAGGTGACGGTGCGCACCAAGGGCGCGGTGCTGCGCGTGCGCGAGGCGGCCGACGACATGTACGCGGCGATCGACCAGGCGTCGCGCAAGCTCGAGCGCCAGGCCCGCAAGTACCGCGAGCGGCGCAAGGACCACTCCGGCCGGGCGCCGCTCGACGAGGTGCCCGCGCTCATCGAGCAGCAGATGCCGGGGGCGGCGGCCGAGGAGGCCGAGGTGCCCGCGCCGGCCGAGGGCGACGGCGGCGCGGCGGCCGAGGAGGAGCGCCTGCCGCGGCTGGTCAAGAGCAAGAGCTTCGTCATCACGGCCATGTCGGCCGAGGACGCGGCGCTGCACATGGACATGGTCGACCACGACTTCTACGTCTTCCGCAACGAGCGGGACGGCCAGGTCAACGTCGTCTACCGCCGCCGCGACGGCGACTACGGGCTGATCGAGCCCGGCGCCTGAGCCGCCCGCCGGGCGCCCGGGTGCCGCCCCTGCGGCGCCCGGGCGCCGCGGGGGCCTGCGCTACCATGGGCGCCGTCGTGCCCACAACCACGCGAGCGTGCGCATGAGCACCGATCTGATCAACAAGGTCCTGCGCGTCGGCGAGGGCCGCGCGATGAAGGCGCTGCACACGCAGGCGGCCCGCATCGGCGAGCTCGAGCCGTCGATGGAGGCGCTCTCCGACGACGAGCTGCGCGCCAAGTCGGAGGAGTTCCGCGCCCGGCTGGCGGACGGCGCGACGGTCGACGAGCTGCTGACCGAGGCGTTCGCGACCGTACGGGAGGCGGGCCGGCGGGTGCTCGGCATGCGCCTCTACGACGTGCAGCTGATCGGCGCGATGACGCTCAACCAGGGCAAGGTCGCCGAGATGAAGACCGGCGAGGGCAAGACCTTCGCCGCCGTCCCGGCGGTCTACCTCAACGCGCTCACCGGGCGCGGGGTGCACGTGGTCACGGTCAACGACTACCTGGCGCAGCGCGACGCCGACTGGATGCGCCCCCTCTACGAGTTCCTCGGCGTGAACGTGGGCGTGATCCGCTCGATGATGCCGGAGGCCGACCGGCGCGCCTCGTACGCGGCCGACATCACGTACGGCACCAACGCCGAGTTCGGCTTCGACTACCTGCGCGACAACATGGCGGTGCGCCTGTCGGACTGCGTGCAGCGCGGCCACTACTTCTGCATCGTGGACGAGGTCGACTCGATCCTCATCGACGAGGCCCGCACGCCGCTGATCATCTCCGGCGTGCCCGAGGCGGCCACGGACACGTACTACCGCTTCGCGCGCATCGTCCCCACCCTGAAGGCCGGCGTCGACTACGACGTGGACGAGAAGCACCGCGCCGCGTCGCCCACCGAGAGCGGCGTGGAGAAGGTCGAGAAGGCGCTCGGCATCGAGAACCTCTACCTCGACGTCAACGGCAACCTGGTCAACCACCTGATCCAGGCGCTGAAGGCGCACGCGCTCTACAGGAAGGACAAGGAGTACATCGTCCGCGACGGCGAGCTGCTGATCGTCGACGAGTTCACCGGGCGCGTGCTCGAGGGCCGCCGCTACTCGGAGGGCCTGCACCAGGCCCTCGAGGCCAAGGAGGGGCTGCGGATCCGCGAGGAGAACCAGACGCTCGCCACGATCACGCTGCAGAACTACTTCCGCATGTACGAGAAGCTCTCGGGCATGACGGGCACGGCGGCCACCGAGGCCAACGAGTTCGCGAAGATCTACAAGACCGACGTCGTCTCGATCCCGACCCACCGGCCGATGATCCGGGTCGACGAGAACGACTTCATCTTCAAGACCAAGGACGCGAAGTTCCGCGCCGTCGTCGAGGACATCGCCGAGGCCCACGAGCGCGGCCAGCCGGTTCTCGTCGGCACGATCTCGGTCGAGATCTCCGAGATGCTCTCCGGGATGCTCACCCGGCGGGGCGTGCCGCACAACGTGCTGAACGCGAAGAACCACGCCCGCGAGGCCGAGATCATCGCCCACGCCGGCCAGCAGGGCGCGGTCACGATCGCCACCAACATGGCCGGCCGCGGGGTCGACATCAAGCTCGGCGAGGGCGTCGCCGACCTCGGCGGGCTCTACATCGTGGGCACGGAGCGCCACGAGAGCCGCCGCATCGACAACCAGCTGCGCGGCCGCTCGGGCCGTCAGGGCGACCCCGGCCGCTCGCGCTTCTACCTGTCCGCCGAGGACGACCTGATCCGCATCTTCTCCGGCGACCGCATCTACAAGATCCTCGACCGGCTGGGGCCCGGCGACGACCTGCCGATCGAGGCGAAGATGCTCTCGAAGACGGTGGAGGGCGCGCAGAAGAAGGTCGAGGAGCAGAACTTCAACATCCGCAAGCGCGTCCTCGACTACGACGACGTGCTGAACAAGCAGCGCGAGGTGATCTATTCGGAGCGCCGCCGGGTGCTCGAGGGGGAGGACCTCGGCGAGCAGGCCCGCGACTGGATCGCGGAGACGCTCGTGAGCCAGGTCGACGAGTTCGGCGACGAGGAGTCGCTGCCCGCCGACTGGGACATCGAGGCGCTGTTCGCGTCGCTCGGCCAGTACTACCCGATGGGCTTCACGGTCGACGACATCCGCGCCGACCTCGAGGACGAGGAGGAGCCGCTCACGCGCGAGGAGCTGCTCGACAAGCTCGAGGACGACATCATGGAGGCGTACGACCGGCGCGAGGCCGACCTCGGCGCCGAGCTGGTGCGCGACCTGGAGCGCTGGGTGCTGCTCCAGCTGATCGACCAGCACTGGCGCGAGCACCTCTACAACATGGACTACCTGCGCGAGGGCATCCACCTGCGCGCGCTGGGCCAGAAGGACCCGCTCTCCGAGTACCGCCTCGAGGGCCACTCCATGTTCGACGAGATGATGTCGACCGTGAAGAGCGAGTTCGTGCGCTACATGTTCCACATCGAGGTAGACCGGGCGCCGGAGGCCGAGGAGCAGCGGGTCGCCGACGTCGGCTACACCTACCAGGACGACCCGATCCAGGGCTTCGACGCGGCGGCCGAGGAGGAGCAGGTCGCGGCCGAGCCCGAGGAGCGCGGCCCCGCCGTCGCGGTCGTGGAGCAGCGCGTGCTGAGCGAGGCGGACAAGGTGGGCCGCAACGACCCGTGCCCCTGCGGGTCGGGCAAGAAGTACAAGCGCTGCCACGGCGCGTGAGCGCCGCGGCCGGCCGCTGACGCCGCCCCCGGTCGCCGCATGAGCACCGACGGCACCCAGCTCTCGCTCGACGACCTCGTGCAGCGCGCGACGCGCCTGCGCGAGCGCGCGGGCGTGCTCGGCGACTACCTCGACCCGCCCGCCCTCGAGCGCCGGGTGGCCGAGCTGGAGGAGCGCATGGGCGCGCCCGGGTTCTGGGACGACCAGGCCGCCGCGGCGCGCACCTCGTCCGAGCACTCGGCGGCGTCCGGCCGGCTGGCGCAGTACCGCGAGCTCGACGAGGAGGTGGCCTCG harbors:
- a CDS encoding ComF family protein, producing MGLDAILDVLLPPSCGACGLPGAAVCAACRSALTPPAPPLCGGCGAQVGVPVERCPACRGWLAGARQAVRYEGPAPALVAALKDGRRRGLAPALAAIVVAEVPPPPAGAALVPVPLGPRRARERGFNQALLLAQALGRAWGLPVAQALRRAREGPPQRGARASARGRQAAGAFAAGGRDPVPPLAWLVDDVHTTGATLADCARALRSAGAREVGAVCFARVPPGG
- the hpf gene encoding ribosome hibernation-promoting factor, HPF/YfiA family: MQLQVKGKGLSVTDALFDHAEQKLDRLTRILPPWDDATTVELELSTSRDSRIGRAQIAEVTVRTKGAVLRVREAADDMYAAIDQASRKLERQARKYRERRKDHSGRAPLDEVPALIEQQMPGAAAEEAEVPAPAEGDGGAAAEEERLPRLVKSKSFVITAMSAEDAALHMDMVDHDFYVFRNERDGQVNVVYRRRDGDYGLIEPGA
- the secA gene encoding preprotein translocase subunit SecA; protein product: MSTDLINKVLRVGEGRAMKALHTQAARIGELEPSMEALSDDELRAKSEEFRARLADGATVDELLTEAFATVREAGRRVLGMRLYDVQLIGAMTLNQGKVAEMKTGEGKTFAAVPAVYLNALTGRGVHVVTVNDYLAQRDADWMRPLYEFLGVNVGVIRSMMPEADRRASYAADITYGTNAEFGFDYLRDNMAVRLSDCVQRGHYFCIVDEVDSILIDEARTPLIISGVPEAATDTYYRFARIVPTLKAGVDYDVDEKHRAASPTESGVEKVEKALGIENLYLDVNGNLVNHLIQALKAHALYRKDKEYIVRDGELLIVDEFTGRVLEGRRYSEGLHQALEAKEGLRIREENQTLATITLQNYFRMYEKLSGMTGTAATEANEFAKIYKTDVVSIPTHRPMIRVDENDFIFKTKDAKFRAVVEDIAEAHERGQPVLVGTISVEISEMLSGMLTRRGVPHNVLNAKNHAREAEIIAHAGQQGAVTIATNMAGRGVDIKLGEGVADLGGLYIVGTERHESRRIDNQLRGRSGRQGDPGRSRFYLSAEDDLIRIFSGDRIYKILDRLGPGDDLPIEAKMLSKTVEGAQKKVEEQNFNIRKRVLDYDDVLNKQREVIYSERRRVLEGEDLGEQARDWIAETLVSQVDEFGDEESLPADWDIEALFASLGQYYPMGFTVDDIRADLEDEEEPLTREELLDKLEDDIMEAYDRREADLGAELVRDLERWVLLQLIDQHWREHLYNMDYLREGIHLRALGQKDPLSEYRLEGHSMFDEMMSTVKSEFVRYMFHIEVDRAPEAEEQRVADVGYTYQDDPIQGFDAAAEEEQVAAEPEERGPAVAVVEQRVLSEADKVGRNDPCPCGSGKKYKRCHGA